Proteins encoded together in one Synechococcus sp. BL107 window:
- a CDS encoding carbohydrate ABC transporter permease, whose translation MTVLLALPALLLMAVVFGWPMLRYAWLSFHADSVLTGLVPIPNGGANWLRLLTDSRFWLDAGQTTRFAIVSVGLELILALAIALLLDQRWRGRSAIRALSLLPWALPTTMMALGWRWIFNTPYGPIEQLAEVVGVGPLNLLSTPAVTWIVTVLADVWKTTPFITLILLAGLQTIPEDLYAAFRLEGGSASQALRRVTIPLLMPYILLSLLFRMAQAFGVFDLIQVLTGGGPAGSTESLALYAYLNGMRFLDFGYSATVMVGGFLLLTALILLGALLLRMSGALRAMQP comes from the coding sequence ATGACGGTGTTGCTTGCCCTCCCGGCGTTGTTGTTAATGGCTGTCGTTTTTGGCTGGCCAATGCTTCGGTACGCCTGGTTGAGTTTTCATGCCGACTCCGTCCTTACGGGGTTAGTTCCGATCCCAAACGGGGGTGCCAATTGGTTGCGTCTTCTCACGGACTCTCGCTTTTGGCTTGATGCCGGTCAAACAACGAGATTTGCCATCGTCTCCGTTGGCCTGGAGTTGATCCTGGCCCTCGCCATTGCTCTCCTCCTCGACCAGCGCTGGCGAGGACGCAGCGCCATAAGAGCTCTATCGCTTTTGCCCTGGGCTCTTCCGACAACAATGATGGCTCTTGGCTGGCGTTGGATTTTCAACACTCCTTATGGACCGATTGAGCAATTAGCGGAAGTAGTTGGAGTCGGGCCACTCAATCTCCTTTCCACTCCCGCCGTTACTTGGATCGTGACGGTGCTTGCTGATGTTTGGAAGACAACCCCTTTCATCACACTGATTCTCCTGGCTGGTCTTCAAACGATTCCAGAGGATCTTTATGCCGCCTTTCGCCTCGAAGGCGGCTCTGCATCCCAGGCCCTGAGGCGCGTCACCATTCCTCTGTTGATGCCATACATCCTGCTCAGCCTTTTATTCAGAATGGCGCAAGCGTTTGGTGTCTTTGATTTAATCCAAGTGCTTACCGGTGGAGGGCCAGCAGGAAGTACGGAAAGCCTTGCTCTTTACGCATATCTGAACGGAATGCGCTTTCTTGATTTCGGGTACAGCGCCACCGTCATGGTCGGTGGATTCTTACTGCTCACCGCTTTAATTTTGCTCGGCGCTCTGCTGCTCCGCATGTCCGGCGCCTTGAGGGCGATGCAGCCATGA
- a CDS encoding ABC transporter substrate-binding protein yields MRRSIRIASGLIGLLFVLACVAWSGQKQPVPVSILMPAPYADASTQMVEAFNREHRGSIHLEVIRGPLETESISDLAISSLLLGDTPFDALLMDVTWLPKYAEAGWLEPLDPWFDQAALDQLILGARLGNHHKGQLYRWPLGADVGVLYWRTDLMDSPPSTPEQLSEIAINLVQAQRVANGYVWQGRQYEGLSCNFVEVLHGFGGQWLNPATGQLELDATAAARAAAWMQSLITTGASPRAVTNYSESESLQAFKAGDAAFMRNWPYAWAELQKPESKVQGNVGIALMVAEPDQSPAATVGSWGLSLLKQSPHPEAAVEAIRYLTSEAAQRERFLNQGYTPTSKSLFTDPELIAVSSALPEIAKALDYSVARPPSPLYAQLSDLLQRQLNGLLTAEPAKTNRAIDTATAASAAAMNRVQTKSDMLLKATGAEA; encoded by the coding sequence ATGAGACGAAGCATCCGGATTGCCAGCGGCTTGATCGGTCTGCTGTTTGTTCTGGCTTGTGTGGCATGGTCAGGCCAAAAACAGCCTGTACCAGTCTCAATTTTGATGCCTGCGCCCTATGCGGATGCAAGCACTCAAATGGTCGAAGCTTTCAATCGTGAGCACCGCGGATCGATTCACCTTGAGGTGATCCGTGGCCCCCTGGAAACCGAGTCGATCTCTGATCTCGCCATTAGTAGTTTGTTGCTGGGGGACACCCCCTTTGATGCCCTGTTGATGGATGTCACCTGGCTGCCGAAATATGCCGAAGCAGGTTGGCTCGAACCGCTTGACCCCTGGTTCGATCAAGCCGCTCTTGATCAATTGATCTTGGGTGCTCGCCTTGGCAATCACCACAAAGGTCAGCTCTATCGATGGCCCCTTGGCGCTGATGTTGGCGTTTTGTATTGGCGGACAGACTTGATGGACTCGCCTCCCTCCACTCCAGAGCAACTATCCGAGATCGCCATCAATCTGGTCCAAGCCCAGCGCGTCGCCAACGGCTACGTCTGGCAAGGCAGGCAATACGAAGGGTTGAGCTGCAACTTCGTTGAAGTGCTCCATGGCTTCGGAGGCCAGTGGCTTAACCCAGCCACCGGTCAACTCGAACTCGACGCAACGGCGGCAGCTCGCGCAGCCGCCTGGATGCAATCACTGATCACAACTGGAGCCAGTCCAAGAGCGGTGACCAATTACTCCGAATCAGAGTCGCTGCAAGCATTTAAAGCCGGGGATGCAGCATTCATGCGCAACTGGCCTTATGCCTGGGCCGAGCTGCAAAAACCCGAAAGCAAGGTCCAAGGCAATGTTGGAATTGCATTGATGGTGGCGGAACCGGATCAAAGTCCAGCCGCCACCGTTGGCAGCTGGGGTTTGAGCTTGCTCAAACAGTCACCCCATCCAGAGGCCGCTGTTGAAGCGATTCGCTATCTCACCTCTGAAGCTGCGCAGCGTGAACGGTTCCTCAACCAGGGCTATACCCCCACCAGCAAAAGCTTGTTTACGGATCCAGAGCTCATCGCAGTGTCGTCAGCCCTTCCTGAAATCGCGAAGGCTTTGGACTACTCCGTTGCAAGGCCGCCATCACCGCTTTATGCACAGCTCAGTGATCTTCTTCAACGCCAACTGAATGGCCTGCTAACCGCCGAACCAGCGAAGACCAATCGCGCTATCGACACGGCAACTGCTGCCTCAGCCGCCGCGATGAACAGAGTTCAAACCAAAAGCGACATGCTGCTCAAAGCAACAGGGGCCGAAGCATGA
- the ggpS gene encoding glucosylglycerol-phosphate synthase, producing the protein MSIGSSSFVILYHRTPFDESIDSEGNRTWVDQKSPNGIIPTLRNLFRSKDDGTWIAWRRVDSVENAEDESIEMTNPAPFTLCRIPLEDDQISSFYHITSKECFWPILHTFPTHFNVNNADWGIFEEVNRRFAEAACKEAAEGATVWVHDYNLWLVPGYIRSRRPDLKVAFFHHTPFPSNDVFAILPWREQILESLLCCDVVGFHIPRYTENFARAASTLVGAKRGPKVPVDSKFIPVGTALSEGTVTSYLEHNGRRIQLLSSPVGTSPDVIQELSWSASVESHGELIVQDTKKGRKLILSASRVDYTKGNEALLLTFERLLERREDLHGEVVLMLACVAAASGMKIYEDTQRTIEEIAGRINGRFSKIDWVPIRFSTRRIPYDEMVAWFCQADVCWITPLRDGLNLVAKEYAAARRNRGGVLVLSEFTGASVVLDGAVLTNPYSNKRMDESIEKALFMDSEAQRDRMTRMCTAVENYTVKDWAEEQLAGCEPPSTTPE; encoded by the coding sequence ATGAGCATTGGCAGTAGTTCTTTTGTAATCCTTTATCACCGGACCCCTTTCGACGAATCAATCGATAGTGAAGGCAATAGAACATGGGTCGATCAGAAAAGTCCTAATGGGATTATTCCCACCCTTAGAAATTTATTTAGAAGCAAGGATGACGGAACATGGATCGCATGGAGACGTGTTGATTCTGTTGAGAATGCCGAAGACGAGAGCATTGAAATGACGAATCCTGCACCATTCACATTGTGCAGGATTCCCTTGGAAGATGATCAAATATCAAGCTTTTACCACATCACATCCAAGGAATGTTTCTGGCCCATATTGCATACTTTTCCAACACATTTTAATGTTAATAATGCGGATTGGGGGATCTTTGAGGAGGTCAATCGTCGTTTTGCTGAAGCTGCCTGCAAAGAGGCTGCCGAGGGAGCAACTGTTTGGGTTCATGATTACAACCTCTGGCTCGTACCTGGGTATATCAGAAGTCGTCGGCCTGATCTAAAAGTAGCGTTTTTCCACCACACGCCTTTTCCAAGCAATGATGTTTTTGCAATTCTCCCCTGGCGTGAACAGATCTTAGAAAGTTTGCTCTGTTGCGATGTTGTTGGCTTCCATATTCCCCGTTACACGGAAAATTTTGCCCGCGCAGCGAGCACCCTCGTCGGAGCTAAACGTGGTCCAAAGGTTCCTGTTGATTCGAAGTTCATCCCCGTAGGAACGGCTCTCTCTGAAGGGACAGTCACCAGTTATCTCGAGCACAATGGCCGCCGCATTCAACTGTTGAGTTCTCCCGTGGGCACGTCGCCCGATGTGATTCAGGAACTCAGCTGGAGTGCTTCTGTTGAAAGTCATGGTGAATTAATTGTTCAAGACACAAAAAAAGGGCGCAAGTTAATTCTTTCTGCCAGTCGCGTTGACTACACCAAAGGCAACGAAGCCCTTCTTCTCACCTTCGAAAGACTGTTGGAACGTCGTGAAGATCTTCATGGCGAAGTGGTTCTGATGTTGGCTTGCGTCGCGGCTGCGAGTGGTATGAAAATCTACGAAGATACTCAACGCACAATTGAAGAAATAGCAGGACGAATTAATGGGCGCTTTAGCAAGATTGATTGGGTTCCAATTCGTTTTTCAACGCGAAGAATTCCCTACGACGAAATGGTGGCTTGGTTCTGTCAAGCCGATGTTTGCTGGATTACCCCGTTAAGAGATGGTCTCAATCTTGTTGCTAAGGAATACGCCGCAGCACGCCGCAACCGTGGCGGAGTTCTTGTTCTTTCCGAATTCACAGGAGCGTCTGTGGTGCTCGACGGAGCTGTTCTCACCAACCCATATTCCAACAAACGGATGGATGAATCCATTGAAAAGGCTTTGTTTATGGATTCAGAGGCACAACGCGATCGCATGACGCGCATGTGTACGGCGGTCGAGAATTACACCGTGAAGGACTGGGCTGAAGAACAACTAGCTGGTTGCGAGCCGCCGTCGACGACGCCCGAATGA
- a CDS encoding peroxiredoxin, with protein MRRRELLIRTGLLLTALSLKPSRASALGGVVLETGNAAPAFSLPGSSRSQPDQSNWSLQDFKGRWVAVYFYPRDFTGGCTIEARGFETLHSDYLAVNAEVVGISADSVDDHESFCESEGLSFPLLSDPDGTVSKAYGSWMAPYSLRHTFLIDPDGVLQQRWVAVRPSGHAQEVLDFLTNLQNKTSV; from the coding sequence GTGCGCCGGCGAGAACTTCTAATTCGAACCGGCCTACTGCTCACAGCTTTGTCTCTTAAACCCTCAAGAGCATCCGCTCTTGGGGGTGTTGTTTTGGAAACTGGCAACGCAGCTCCAGCTTTCAGCTTGCCCGGTTCCAGCCGTTCACAACCCGACCAGAGCAACTGGTCCTTGCAGGATTTCAAGGGCCGTTGGGTTGCTGTTTATTTTTACCCCAGGGACTTTACTGGCGGCTGCACAATCGAAGCACGTGGATTCGAGACGCTTCACTCCGACTATCTGGCCGTAAATGCAGAGGTGGTTGGGATCAGCGCCGACAGCGTCGATGATCACGAGTCATTCTGCGAAAGCGAAGGACTGAGTTTCCCCCTCTTGTCGGATCCGGACGGAACAGTCAGCAAGGCCTACGGCTCATGGATGGCTCCCTATTCGTTGCGCCACACGTTTTTGATTGATCCTGATGGGGTTTTGCAGCAACGGTGGGTGGCCGTGCGTCCCAGCGGCCACGCCCAGGAAGTGCTTGATTTTCTAACGAATCTGCAAAACAAGACTTCTGTTTGA
- the rpmB gene encoding 50S ribosomal protein L28: protein MSRVCQLTGTRANNGMAVSHSHIRTKKLQQANLQQRRLWWAEGNRWIKLRVTTRALKTIQKKGLGPYAKSLGINLAKL from the coding sequence ATGTCTCGGGTGTGTCAGCTCACAGGTACTCGCGCCAATAACGGCATGGCCGTGAGCCATTCCCACATCCGCACCAAGAAGTTGCAGCAGGCCAATCTGCAGCAACGTCGCCTCTGGTGGGCTGAAGGGAATCGTTGGATCAAATTGCGCGTCACCACCCGTGCGTTGAAGACGATCCAAAAAAAGGGATTAGGTCCCTATGCCAAGTCCTTGGGCATTAACCTGGCCAAACTCTGA
- the htpG gene encoding molecular chaperone HtpG — MAVLDEQGQIQIHTENIFPIIKKAVYSGHEVFLRELVSNGVDAISKRRMAAMAGDCSEGDDGAITIHVDREAKTLTISDNGIGMTSDEVKRYINQVAFSSAEDFLEKYKQEDDAIIGHFGLGFYSSFMVADRVELITQSAKPDQESVCWSCDGSPNFNLSGAERSEPGTDVVLHLMEEEMEYLEPARIRTLINTYCDFMSVPVQLEGETINKMEAPWRKSSRDLSDQDYIDLYNYLYPFQGDPLLWVHLNTDYPYNLQGILFFPKQTGRADWEKGEIKLYCNQVFVSDSIKEVVPRYLLPLRGVIDSPDIPLNVSRSALQTDRRVRSIGNFVAKKVSDRLRSLKKDDPKAYAEAWDSLAPFVKIGAMEDEKFADQVSELILFGTTTNPNEPEGDDPIAANGKSFTTLEGYRSRLSEENSKRILYSTDDVSQAGALNLWTAQGAEVLKLETVIDTQFIPWLEYRHEELKFQRVDAELDESLKEEDPELADQDGTTDSERLRSLIKDALNNEKVTVQVQALKAEGAPPAMILLPEQMRRLNDMGALMEQRLPGLPDHHVLLVNRRHPLVEGLLKLQSGSVLVGNSESSPTLNLSENLARHLYDMARLGVGGLEPNELAGFQTRSAELMGTLMQRGL; from the coding sequence ATGGCGGTGTTGGACGAACAGGGTCAAATTCAGATCCACACCGAAAACATCTTCCCGATCATTAAAAAGGCCGTCTATTCAGGCCATGAAGTCTTTCTCAGGGAACTTGTCAGCAACGGAGTGGATGCCATCAGCAAGCGAAGGATGGCTGCCATGGCTGGCGATTGCTCCGAGGGAGACGATGGCGCCATCACGATCCACGTGGATCGTGAAGCCAAAACCCTCACCATTTCTGACAATGGCATCGGCATGACCTCCGATGAAGTGAAGCGCTATATCAATCAGGTGGCCTTCTCCAGCGCTGAGGATTTTTTAGAGAAATACAAACAAGAGGACGACGCGATCATCGGCCACTTTGGTCTTGGCTTCTACTCAAGCTTCATGGTGGCCGACCGCGTCGAGCTAATCACCCAGTCCGCCAAACCTGATCAGGAGTCTGTTTGTTGGAGCTGTGATGGGTCGCCCAATTTCAACTTGTCGGGAGCAGAGCGCAGTGAGCCTGGAACCGATGTTGTTCTCCATCTCATGGAAGAAGAGATGGAATATCTGGAGCCCGCGAGAATTCGCACCCTCATTAACACCTACTGCGACTTTATGTCAGTACCGGTACAACTGGAAGGTGAAACAATCAACAAAATGGAGGCTCCATGGCGGAAGAGCTCCAGAGATTTAAGCGATCAAGATTACATTGATCTTTACAACTATCTTTATCCATTTCAAGGTGACCCTCTCCTTTGGGTGCACCTCAATACCGACTATCCATATAATTTACAAGGCATTTTATTCTTTCCGAAACAAACGGGACGGGCCGATTGGGAGAAGGGAGAAATTAAGTTGTATTGCAACCAAGTTTTTGTTAGCGATTCCATCAAAGAGGTCGTGCCTCGCTATCTACTTCCGTTAAGGGGAGTGATTGATTCTCCAGATATTCCACTAAATGTAAGCAGAAGTGCCTTACAAACAGATCGTCGTGTGCGCTCGATTGGAAATTTTGTGGCTAAAAAAGTTTCCGACCGTTTACGTTCACTCAAAAAAGATGATCCGAAAGCTTATGCCGAAGCCTGGGATTCATTGGCGCCATTTGTAAAAATTGGTGCGATGGAAGATGAGAAGTTTGCCGATCAAGTGTCTGAATTGATTTTGTTCGGAACAACAACGAATCCCAACGAGCCAGAAGGGGATGACCCCATCGCGGCTAATGGCAAGTCGTTCACCACACTGGAGGGATATCGAAGCCGATTGAGCGAGGAAAACAGCAAACGAATCCTTTACAGCACGGATGATGTTTCCCAAGCGGGGGCACTCAATCTTTGGACAGCGCAGGGGGCAGAGGTGTTGAAGCTCGAAACGGTGATTGATACACAGTTCATCCCATGGCTGGAATACCGCCATGAGGAACTCAAGTTTCAACGTGTGGATGCGGAGCTGGATGAAAGCCTCAAAGAAGAAGACCCTGAATTGGCTGATCAAGACGGCACCACCGACTCAGAACGGCTGCGTAGCTTGATCAAAGACGCGCTCAACAACGAGAAGGTGACCGTGCAGGTGCAAGCGCTTAAAGCGGAAGGAGCACCACCGGCGATGATTTTGCTTCCCGAGCAAATGCGCCGCCTCAACGATATGGGCGCATTGATGGAGCAACGGCTTCCAGGATTGCCCGATCATCACGTGTTGCTGGTGAATCGGCGACACCCTTTGGTGGAAGGGTTGCTCAAACTTCAATCGGGAAGTGTTTTGGTGGGCAACAGCGAGAGCTCTCCTACCCTCAACCTGTCGGAAAACCTCGCCCGCCATCTCTATGACATGGCACGTCTTGGCGTGGGCGGTCTCGAGCCCAACGAACTTGCTGGCTTTCAAACCCGTAGCGCTGAACTGATGGGAACCCTGATGCAACGAGGCCTTTAG
- a CDS encoding ferric reductase-like transmembrane domain-containing protein, producing the protein MNLQGWRLTTLVTCLIVVGLLFNFGLAGWNAPAIHQAIDATGRSSLILFAIAFTSSSLESLWPSSLSRWTLRNRRWIGLSFASSHFIHLGLIVSMTVLFPDPFVSQQSMAQWVFGGLAYGFVFLMALTSTDQAQHWMGMKNWKRLHFVGSHWIWVLFLLTYVKHVKEGPLGFYLPFLVFTLALIPIRYAKHIPPKAPLGASM; encoded by the coding sequence ATGAATTTGCAGGGGTGGCGACTCACGACCTTGGTGACCTGTCTCATCGTTGTTGGCCTGCTGTTCAACTTTGGGTTGGCGGGATGGAATGCACCAGCCATTCATCAGGCGATCGATGCGACGGGGCGTAGTTCCCTCATCCTTTTTGCGATTGCCTTTACGTCTTCCAGCCTTGAAAGTCTTTGGCCGTCTTCTCTCTCGCGTTGGACGCTGCGAAATCGGCGTTGGATCGGTCTCAGTTTTGCTTCATCCCATTTCATCCATCTCGGTCTGATCGTCTCGATGACCGTTTTGTTTCCGGATCCATTCGTTAGTCAACAATCCATGGCTCAGTGGGTGTTTGGTGGACTTGCCTATGGGTTTGTGTTTTTGATGGCACTCACCTCAACCGATCAGGCCCAGCACTGGATGGGAATGAAGAACTGGAAGCGTCTTCACTTTGTTGGAAGTCATTGGATCTGGGTGCTTTTCTTGCTGACTTACGTGAAACACGTCAAGGAAGGACCACTCGGGTTTTATCTCCCCTTCTTGGTGTTCACGTTGGCGCTGATTCCAATTCGTTATGCAAAACACATCCCTCCGAAAGCTCCCCTCGGCGCATCGATGTGA
- a CDS encoding ferredoxin family protein, translated as MAHTIVSEVCEGIADCVDACPVACIDQGNGKNTKGTDFYVINFDTCIDCGICLQVCPVEGAILAEERPDLQKVS; from the coding sequence ATGGCTCACACCATCGTTTCTGAGGTGTGCGAAGGCATCGCCGATTGCGTTGATGCCTGCCCAGTGGCCTGTATCGACCAAGGCAACGGCAAAAACACCAAAGGCACAGATTTCTACGTGATCAATTTCGACACCTGCATCGATTGCGGGATCTGCCTGCAGGTCTGTCCCGTTGAAGGGGCGATTCTGGCCGAAGAGCGGCCAGATCTTCAGAAAGTCAGCTGA
- a CDS encoding ATP phosphoribosyltransferase regulatory subunit produces MALQPAAGARDLNPRQVETNRNLTERLARVFRLWGYDEVSPPRVERMKTLMAGGAIASRDIVRLVADDPLGLRPEMTASIARAACTRLATRPRPMRLWASGTVFRSRAADEGGQCIEENLQSGVELFGVAAIEAEMELLSLLMASIAALKLGRLTQPRLLLGHTQLMELILSPYAGPKRDAVRSALIHFDRLAVETMELLPNQRQTLLALMECRGTPTDVLQQLQQLFGQQPVFDDLDRLCSLLSKTALEQEVVLQLDPTFQPQFELYTGLVFQLVCNGRSAPEVLARGGRYDELVQRCGAPPNQAFGAGFSLAIDSIRELMVEDNSVQAEAKNVLVAYSSNANLETALDHQRQWHAKGHRAVLELQPIRSIDEAQALSQARGNLQLDWIDL; encoded by the coding sequence ATGGCGCTGCAACCTGCCGCTGGCGCAAGGGATCTGAACCCGCGCCAGGTAGAAACCAATCGGAACCTCACTGAGCGACTTGCTCGAGTGTTTCGACTCTGGGGTTATGACGAGGTTTCTCCTCCCCGCGTAGAACGGATGAAAACCTTGATGGCGGGGGGCGCCATCGCCAGTCGCGACATCGTGCGTCTTGTGGCTGACGATCCATTGGGCCTACGGCCAGAGATGACGGCTTCGATTGCTCGAGCAGCCTGCACGCGACTGGCAACACGACCACGCCCCATGCGTTTGTGGGCGTCGGGCACCGTGTTTCGATCCAGGGCTGCTGACGAGGGTGGTCAGTGCATTGAAGAAAACCTCCAAAGCGGAGTGGAGCTGTTTGGGGTCGCTGCCATCGAAGCGGAGATGGAATTGCTCAGCCTGCTGATGGCATCCATCGCTGCTTTAAAGCTGGGCCGATTGACGCAGCCTCGACTGCTGTTGGGACATACCCAACTCATGGAATTGATCCTCTCTCCATATGCGGGTCCGAAACGGGATGCGGTGCGTTCAGCTCTGATCCATTTCGACCGTCTAGCCGTTGAAACAATGGAGTTGTTGCCCAACCAACGGCAAACCCTGCTGGCACTAATGGAGTGTCGTGGAACGCCAACGGATGTGCTCCAGCAACTACAACAATTGTTTGGCCAACAACCCGTCTTCGATGATCTCGATCGCCTCTGCTCGCTCCTCAGCAAAACTGCACTAGAGCAGGAGGTCGTTCTGCAACTCGACCCAACCTTTCAGCCCCAATTTGAGCTGTACACCGGGTTGGTCTTTCAGCTGGTCTGCAACGGACGATCAGCACCTGAGGTGCTTGCCCGTGGCGGTCGTTACGACGAGCTGGTTCAACGGTGTGGAGCCCCACCAAACCAAGCGTTTGGCGCAGGCTTCAGTTTGGCGATCGATTCGATTCGAGAGCTGATGGTGGAAGACAACTCGGTTCAAGCAGAGGCGAAAAATGTGCTGGTGGCATATTCCTCGAATGCAAACTTGGAAACGGCCCTAGATCACCAGCGGCAGTGGCACGCGAAAGGACATCGTGCTGTTCTTGAGCTTCAGCCGATTCGATCCATCGATGAAGCCCAGGCTCTTTCGCAAGCGCGAGGGAACCTTCAGCTCGATTGGATCGATCTTTAA
- a CDS encoding inositol monophosphatase family protein, which translates to MAQQLTATAATEAGLTTTELTRLVGIAREAAEQGGAELMRHYGRLASIESKGRVGDLVTNADLAAEKVVLDVLAAATPDIAVLAEESGSAGEQDGLRWCVDPLDGTTNFAHGYPFFATSIGLTFRQTPVLGAIAVPFLGELYWGAPGLGAFCNEQAINVSSCQQLEDSLLVTGFAYDRHTRLDNNYAEFCWFTHRTRGVRRGGAAAVDLAFVAAGRQDGYWERGLSPWDLAAGVALVEIAGGRISGYQGDAFQLNSGRVVAAGAQLHPAIVNGLAQVTPLKGSDFGAPEVTAMGS; encoded by the coding sequence ATGGCACAACAACTCACAGCCACGGCCGCAACAGAGGCCGGCTTAACCACAACCGAACTCACGCGACTCGTTGGCATCGCTCGCGAGGCCGCTGAACAAGGTGGAGCTGAGTTGATGCGCCACTACGGACGCCTGGCCTCCATTGAAAGCAAAGGTCGCGTCGGAGACCTTGTCACCAACGCCGATCTCGCCGCAGAAAAAGTTGTTTTGGATGTTTTGGCAGCTGCAACGCCAGACATCGCCGTCTTGGCTGAAGAGAGTGGCTCCGCAGGTGAACAGGACGGCCTGCGTTGGTGCGTTGATCCTCTTGATGGCACAACGAACTTTGCGCATGGATATCCGTTTTTCGCCACATCCATTGGACTGACGTTTCGTCAAACACCAGTGCTTGGAGCAATAGCGGTTCCTTTTCTTGGTGAGCTGTATTGGGGAGCACCCGGACTTGGGGCGTTCTGCAACGAACAAGCGATCAACGTGAGCAGCTGTCAACAACTCGAGGATTCATTGCTCGTCACTGGATTCGCCTACGACCGACACACACGCTTAGACAACAACTACGCAGAGTTTTGTTGGTTCACCCATCGCACCCGGGGAGTTCGGCGCGGAGGTGCCGCAGCCGTCGACTTGGCCTTCGTCGCCGCAGGACGTCAAGACGGCTACTGGGAACGTGGTTTGTCTCCGTGGGACCTTGCGGCAGGTGTCGCCTTGGTGGAGATCGCTGGAGGCCGTATCAGTGGATATCAAGGCGATGCATTTCAACTCAACAGTGGCCGAGTCGTCGCCGCTGGAGCGCAGCTCCATCCAGCAATTGTGAATGGTCTTGCCCAGGTGACGCCCTTAAAAGGATCAGACTTCGGTGCGCCCGAGGTCACGGCCATGGGATCCTGA
- a CDS encoding 2Fe-2S iron-sulfur cluster-binding protein produces the protein MSPSHQITIHWRQENRTITHEVPEGDYILHSFEQQGDPLPFSCRNGCCTSCAVRVQSGQLDQQEAMGLSHELRRQGYGLLCVARAIGPLEAETQDEDEVYELQFGQHFGRGKVSPGLPIEEE, from the coding sequence ATGAGCCCCAGCCACCAGATCACCATTCACTGGCGGCAGGAGAACCGCACCATCACCCACGAGGTTCCAGAAGGCGACTACATCCTTCACAGCTTTGAGCAGCAAGGAGATCCGCTTCCTTTCTCCTGTCGCAATGGATGCTGTACGAGCTGTGCCGTCCGCGTCCAAAGCGGCCAGCTTGATCAACAAGAAGCCATGGGCTTGTCCCATGAGTTGCGCCGTCAGGGTTACGGATTGCTCTGCGTCGCCAGAGCCATTGGTCCTCTCGAAGCAGAGACCCAAGACGAAGACGAGGTCTACGAACTGCAATTTGGTCAACACTTTGGCCGCGGCAAAGTCAGTCCTGGTCTCCCCATTGAAGAAGAGTGA
- the pstB gene encoding phosphate ABC transporter ATP-binding protein PstB yields MTSESADIQPSTQEEVAVSMQNVTISYGNSAAVRDVYCDIPSGKVTALIGPSGCGKSTILRSINRMNDLIEGCTLKGRVLFDGVDLYAAAVDPVEVRRRIGMVFQQPNPFPKSIYENVAFGARINGYKGNMDELVERSLRQAAVWDECKDKLKESGYSLSGGQQQRLCIARTIAIQPEVILMDEPCSALDPISTLKIEETMHELKKSFTIVIVTHNMQQAVRVSDETAFFNAETVENRSGKVGYLVEFNDTQSIFNSPQQQATQDYVSGRFG; encoded by the coding sequence ATGACCTCCGAATCCGCAGACATTCAGCCAAGCACCCAAGAAGAAGTTGCTGTTTCAATGCAGAATGTGACCATCAGCTATGGCAATTCTGCTGCAGTACGAGATGTTTATTGTGATATACCAAGTGGGAAAGTAACAGCTTTAATTGGGCCTTCGGGATGCGGTAAGTCGACGATCTTGCGATCGATTAATCGTATGAATGACCTTATCGAAGGTTGTACGTTGAAAGGTCGCGTTTTGTTTGATGGTGTGGATTTATATGCTGCAGCGGTCGACCCAGTGGAAGTAAGACGGCGCATTGGAATGGTGTTTCAACAGCCCAATCCATTTCCCAAAAGTATTTACGAAAACGTGGCTTTCGGGGCCCGCATCAATGGCTACAAGGGAAATATGGATGAATTGGTGGAGCGCTCTCTGCGTCAGGCAGCTGTTTGGGATGAATGCAAAGACAAGCTAAAAGAGAGCGGCTACTCCCTTTCTGGTGGGCAACAACAACGCCTGTGTATCGCCCGCACGATCGCCATCCAACCGGAAGTCATCTTGATGGACGAACCTTGTTCTGCCCTAGACCCGATATCGACATTAAAAATTGAAGAAACCATGCATGAGCTCAAAAAGAGTTTCACGATTGTGATTGTGACTCACAACATGCAGCAAGCCGTACGAGTCAGCGACGAAACAGCCTTTTTCAACGCAGAGACAGTGGAAAACCGATCTGGAAAAGTTGGCTATTTAGTGGAGTTCAATGATACGCAATCGATTTTTAATTCTCCCCAACAGCAAGCCACGCAAGACTATGTGTCTGGGCGATTTGGCTAG